Proteins encoded together in one Acholeplasma hippikon window:
- the acpP gene encoding acyl carrier protein, whose amino-acid sequence MAVYDKIKQLIIDELSVDESKISPNARLVEDLGADSIDAVELIMKVEDEFNVQISDEVLQSIKTVNDLVAYLENNK is encoded by the coding sequence ATGGCAGTATACGATAAAATCAAACAACTAATTATTGATGAATTATCAGTGGACGAATCAAAAATTTCACCAAATGCGAGATTAGTTGAAGATTTAGGCGCTGATTCAATCGATGCCGTGGAATTAATCATGAAAGTTGAAGATGAGTTCAATGTTCAAATTTCAGATGAAGTTTTACAAAGCATTAAAACTGTGAATGATTTAGTAGCATATTTAGAAAATAATAAATAA
- the leuS gene encoding leucine--tRNA ligase: MIYYDYQSIEKKWQKHWLDTKMFKTRTDKFHPKYYVLDMFPYPSAAGLHVGHVEGYTATDIVARYKRMQGYNVLSPMGWDAFGLPAEQYALATGKDPKTFTYQNIKNFKRQIIEMGKSVDWDRELATADPEYYRWTQWIFKKLYERGLAVLKDVEVNWCEGLGTVLANDEIEIVNGQMVSERGHFPVVKKPMRQWVLRITEYADRLLNDLDLVEWPENLKEMQRNWIGKSSGAMIDFELANSDRKFTVFTTRPDTLYGVTYCVLSPEHPLVLEITTEDELEEVKSYIQKTKAKSDLDRISDKVKTGVFTGAFAKHPITNKLVPIWIGDYVLPQYGTGAVMAVPAHDERDYEFAMKYGLEIIEVIKGGTEGAYEGDGIHHNSGILDGLNNEEAKAKMIEYLENRKIGYAHHTYKLRDWVFSRQRYWGEPFPVLYDKDGNIRLVPDDELPLTLPYLEVFKPSGTGESPLAHATEWLYLTIDGKEYKRDTNTMPQLAGSSWYYIGYLLKNHLGYLPFDSKEAKEVLDLFLPVDLYVGGTEHAVGHLLYSRFWHKVFYDLGLVSCKEPFMKLVNQGMILGSDHSKMSKSKGNTVSPDDIFLSHGADALRVYEMFMGPIEAEKPWSNEGLDGAKRFLDRVWRMFDFEVMNENVKELEVIYHQTVKKVTDDYEKLAFNTAISQMMIFVNEVYKVQKIGKEQARGLLKLLNPIAPHVTEELNQTILNSHEELVYSEWPKYDEKFLIETEVELVVQVNGKLRARIQIKRDLPEAEVKEIALSHENVIKHTEGFQIAKVIVIPNKIVNIVVK, translated from the coding sequence ATGATTTATTATGATTATCAGTCAATTGAAAAGAAATGGCAAAAACACTGGTTGGATACAAAAATGTTCAAGACAAGAACAGATAAGTTCCATCCAAAATATTATGTCTTAGACATGTTCCCATATCCATCAGCTGCTGGATTACACGTGGGACACGTTGAAGGTTATACAGCTACAGATATCGTGGCTCGTTATAAGAGAATGCAAGGATACAACGTCTTATCACCTATGGGATGGGATGCGTTTGGTTTACCTGCAGAACAATATGCTTTAGCTACTGGAAAAGACCCTAAAACATTTACTTATCAAAATATTAAAAACTTTAAACGTCAAATTATTGAAATGGGTAAGAGCGTTGACTGGGATAGAGAACTAGCAACTGCTGACCCAGAATATTACCGTTGGACACAATGGATCTTTAAAAAGCTATACGAAAGAGGTTTAGCAGTTTTAAAAGATGTTGAAGTTAACTGGTGTGAAGGTTTAGGAACAGTACTTGCGAACGATGAAATTGAAATCGTTAATGGTCAAATGGTTTCTGAACGCGGACATTTCCCAGTTGTTAAAAAACCAATGAGACAATGGGTGTTAAGAATTACTGAATATGCTGATAGATTATTAAATGACTTAGACTTAGTTGAATGGCCAGAAAATCTGAAAGAAATGCAAAGAAACTGGATTGGTAAATCATCAGGTGCGATGATTGATTTTGAACTTGCCAATTCAGATCGTAAATTCACAGTGTTCACAACAAGACCTGATACATTATATGGTGTTACATATTGTGTGCTTTCACCAGAACATCCATTAGTATTAGAAATTACAACTGAAGATGAATTAGAAGAAGTTAAATCATATATTCAAAAAACCAAAGCAAAATCAGATTTAGATAGAATTAGTGATAAAGTTAAAACTGGTGTATTCACTGGTGCATTTGCTAAACATCCAATCACTAACAAATTAGTTCCAATTTGGATTGGCGATTATGTATTACCTCAATATGGTACAGGTGCTGTTATGGCGGTTCCTGCACATGATGAACGTGATTATGAGTTCGCTATGAAATATGGACTAGAAATTATTGAAGTAATCAAAGGTGGTACAGAAGGCGCTTATGAAGGCGATGGAATCCACCATAATTCAGGCATCTTAGATGGCTTAAACAATGAAGAAGCTAAAGCAAAGATGATTGAATACTTAGAAAATAGAAAAATTGGGTATGCACACCATACATATAAATTAAGAGATTGGGTATTCTCACGTCAAAGATATTGGGGTGAACCATTCCCAGTTTTATATGATAAAGATGGCAATATTAGATTAGTACCAGATGATGAATTACCGTTAACATTACCATATCTTGAAGTATTTAAACCTTCTGGAACAGGTGAATCTCCACTTGCTCACGCAACAGAATGGTTATACTTAACAATTGATGGTAAGGAATATAAACGTGATACAAATACAATGCCACAACTAGCTGGTTCAAGCTGGTATTATATTGGTTACTTATTAAAGAATCATTTAGGTTACTTACCATTTGATTCAAAAGAAGCTAAAGAAGTCTTAGATTTATTCTTACCAGTTGATTTATATGTAGGTGGAACAGAACATGCTGTTGGTCACTTACTATATTCAAGATTCTGGCATAAAGTATTCTATGATTTAGGTCTGGTTTCATGTAAAGAACCATTCATGAAGTTAGTAAACCAAGGTATGATCTTAGGTTCTGACCATTCTAAGATGAGTAAGTCAAAAGGTAATACAGTTTCTCCTGATGATATCTTCTTATCACATGGTGCGGATGCATTACGTGTTTATGAAATGTTTATGGGACCAATTGAAGCTGAAAAACCTTGGTCAAATGAAGGTTTAGATGGTGCTAAACGATTCTTAGACCGTGTATGGAGAATGTTTGACTTTGAAGTAATGAACGAAAACGTAAAAGAATTAGAAGTTATTTACCATCAAACAGTAAAAAAAGTTACTGATGATTATGAAAAATTAGCATTTAATACTGCAATTTCTCAAATGATGATCTTTGTAAATGAAGTTTATAAAGTTCAAAAGATTGGTAAAGAACAAGCAAGAGGTTTATTAAAGTTATTAAATCCAATTGCCCCTCACGTTACAGAAGAATTAAACCAAACTATCTTAAATAGTCATGAAGAATTAGTTTATTCTGAATGGCCTAAATATGATGAAAAGTTCTTAATAGAAACTGAAGTTGAATTAGTTGTTCAAGTAAATGGAAAACTAAGAGCAAGAATTCAAATTAAACGTGATTTACCTGAAGCAGAGGTTAAAGAAATCGCATTATCTCACGAGAATGTAATTAAACATACTGAAGGATTCCAAATTGCTAAAGTAATTGTTATCCCTAATAAGATTGTTAATATCGTCGTAAAATAA
- a CDS encoding AEC family transporter: MQEFLYTMDAILPMMILIALGYMLKVLRLFDEAVTKGLNKFTFIVSIPVLVFYNIYNIEKLVVDTNLIIFSVVSILVLFFLGILFNRYFKTSDRNKSVMLQNFFRTNTSTMGLQVVAVMGISIAAQTNVAAMVGISIATFNMLGVIAFQIYNKSAGKIKIGKLLISIITNPIIVGVLCGFGALGLRAIVGYHWLSENLSPVFIAVKEVAKVSSPVALIALGASFTFSSFKELKKEIIAGVLIRTVIVPAIIFGIAIGLKDVLGFNENHFPALVVVMLPSLAVATAPMADSMNGNSKLAAQLIVWTTIASSITMFVVIYILKVLMLV; the protein is encoded by the coding sequence ATGCAAGAATTTTTATACACGATGGATGCAATCTTACCAATGATGATATTGATTGCATTAGGATATATGCTTAAGGTTTTAAGATTGTTTGATGAAGCGGTCACTAAGGGATTAAACAAGTTTACATTTATTGTTTCAATTCCGGTATTAGTTTTCTATAATATATATAATATTGAAAAACTAGTTGTTGACACAAATTTAATTATTTTTTCAGTTGTGAGTATCTTGGTGCTCTTTTTTTTAGGTATTTTATTTAATAGATATTTTAAAACAAGTGATCGAAATAAGAGCGTTATGCTACAAAATTTCTTTAGAACAAACACATCTACGATGGGTTTACAAGTTGTTGCGGTGATGGGAATTAGTATAGCAGCACAAACAAATGTGGCAGCAATGGTTGGGATAAGTATTGCAACATTCAATATGTTAGGTGTAATTGCTTTCCAAATTTATAATAAATCTGCTGGTAAAATTAAAATTGGTAAATTATTAATTAGTATTATTACCAATCCAATTATCGTGGGTGTATTATGTGGTTTTGGAGCATTAGGGTTAAGAGCGATTGTTGGGTATCATTGGTTAAGTGAAAATTTAAGTCCAGTATTTATTGCAGTTAAAGAAGTTGCCAAAGTATCAAGCCCGGTTGCTTTAATTGCATTAGGAGCATCTTTTACATTTAGTTCATTTAAAGAACTAAAAAAAGAAATTATTGCAGGTGTTTTAATTCGTACAGTCATTGTTCCAGCAATTATTTTTGGAATTGCAATTGGATTAAAGGATGTGTTAGGATTTAATGAGAACCACTTTCCAGCGTTAGTTGTTGTCATGTTACCAAGCTTAGCTGTCGCAACAGCACCAATGGCTGATAGTATGAATGGTAATAGTAAATTAGCAGCACAATTAATTGTGTGGACTACAATTGCATCATCCATAACAATGTTTGTTGTAATTTATATTTTAAAAGTATTAATGCTTGTCTAA